The proteins below are encoded in one region of Chrysemys picta bellii isolate R12L10 chromosome 4, ASM1138683v2, whole genome shotgun sequence:
- the LOC135982926 gene encoding uncharacterized protein LOC135982926 → MESQDRKRAPAWTEQEVRDLLAIWGDEAVIAELRSSKRNGKVLEKISKAMKDRGHNRDTQQCRVKIKELRQAYHKAREANGRSGAEPQTCRFYTELHAILGGAATTTPTVCYDSLTGETHREDCSGNEEDEDGGTVGSSQQQGSGETGFPNSQDMFVTLDLEPVTPELTQDPQGTQETSAANVSPSQRLVNIRKRKRRTRDDMFTALQISSHADRAQQNAWRQSMSDMRKAQYEREERWRAEWRDEKSKWRAEDDRWRQLADRRQESMLRLLEHQTDMLERMVELQERQQEQRPPLQPLFNQQPSSPSSIASSPRRPRTWWGGLRPPSHSTPDDRPSIRRLAFNKS, encoded by the exons atggagtcccaggatcgcaaaagagctccagcatggaccgaacaggaggtacgggatctgcttgccatatggggagatgaagcagtgatagctgaactccgtagcagtaaaagaaatggcaaagtattagaaaagatctccaaggccatgaaggaccgaggccataacagggacacacagcagtgccgcgtgaaaattaaggagctacggcaagcttaccacaaagccagagaagcaaacggaaggtccggggcagagccgcaaacttgccgcttctacacggagctgcatgcgatcctagggggtgcagccaccactaccccaaccgtgtgctatgactctctcactggagaaacacacagggaagactgttcggggaacgaggaagatgaggatggaggtactgtaggtagctcacagcagcaaggaagcggagaaaccggtttccccaacagccaggatatgtttgtgaccctggacctggaaccagtaacccccgaactcacccaagaccctcagggcacacaggagacctctg ctgcaaatgtttctccttcgcagaggctagtgaacattagaaagagaaaacgtaggacgagggacgatatgttcacggcgCTGCAGAtctcctcccacgctgatagagcacagcagaatgcgtggaggcagtcaatgtcggacatgagaaaagcacaatatgaacgagaagagaggtggcgggctgaatggcgggatgaaaagagcaagtggcgggctgaagacgataggtggcgtcagcttgcagacagacggcaagagtcaatgctccgtctgctggagcatcaaactgatatgctcgagcgtatggttgagctgcaggaaaggcagcaggaacagagaccgccgctacagcccctgtttaaccaacagccctcctccccaagttccatagcctcctcaccaagacgcccaagaacatggtgggggggcctccgtccacccagtcactccaccccagatgatcgcccaagcatcagaaggctggccttcaataagagttaa